One part of the Triplophysa rosa linkage group LG5, Trosa_1v2, whole genome shotgun sequence genome encodes these proteins:
- the si:ch211-119o8.4 gene encoding galanin receptor type 1: MPAIVNLLFNTVSTNTTISFSLVLPLVSILSLLVGVGGHLLVWLVLMRNPRRRSKPSSVLLLNLSFADLCALLTLPCVLLSASSQNWQLGGGVCVLLSFMTSLTAGVDIFSLAALSVLRYRIVAPSTRPPATPAQVAGTVAVIWLVSIAMALPKVTYIQFDSGCTWSVGRGHWLGFLVPAFLVYYVAPLLCIALHCGLIITHLHRCRGTLAADHRNKKATALLIGSTLVFAISWLPYYILEFVNVLSPSVHSVSSPVNWSVSPAPSSASPSANTEVSLLWEVTSLSAILLICLAPCWNPPLYFLLSKPALRQLRALLPIMHKRWRAATLLQHIVPKHAPTQPHSQPGSQHAAQMLPVTQAQ; the protein is encoded by the exons ATGCCCGCCATCGTGAACCTGCTGTTTAACACAGTCTCCACCAACACCACCATCTCCTTCTCTCTGGTGTTGCCTCTGGTCAGCATCCTCTCTCTGTTGGTGGGGGTTGGAGGTCACCTGCTCGTGTGGTTGGTTTTGATGCGCAATCCACGGCGCCGTTCCAAGCCCAGCTCGGTCCTCCTGTTAAACCTGAGTTTTGCGGATCTGTGCGCTTTACTCACTCTGCCCTGTGTGCTACTGAGTGCCAGCTCTCAGAACTGGCAGCTGGGAGGAGGCGTTTGTGTGCTGTTAAGCTTCATGACCTCTCTGACGGCCGGAGTGGACATCTTTAGCCTGGCTGCCCTCTCTGTGCTGCGTTATCGGATAGTGGCTCCGTCGACGCGTCCCCCCGCAACCCCTGCGCAGGT AGCTGGCACAGTTGCTGTCATCTGGCTGGTTTCCATCGCCATGGCCCTACCTAAGGTCACCTATATCCAGTTTGATAGTGGGTGCACTTGGTCGGTTGGGCGTGGTCACTGGCTGGGGTTCCTCGTTCCTGCGTTTCTGGTGTACTACGTTGCTCCTCTTCTTTGCATCGCCCTGCACTGCGGCCTGATCATCACACACCTGCACCGCTGCCGGGGCACTCTGGCAGCAGACCACCGCAATAAAAAGGCCACCGCGCTCCTCATCGGCTCCACCTTGGTGTTTGCCATCAGCTGGCTGCCCTACTACATACTAGAGTTTGTGAACGTATTGTCGCCATCCGTGCATTCCGTAAGCTCACCCGTCAACTGGTCCGTAAGCCCTGCCCCCAGCTCCGCCTCCCCATCGGCAAATACGGAGGTGTCTCTGCTGTGGGAGGTGACTTCGCTGTCTGCCATTCTTCTGATTTGTCTGGCACCTTGCTGGAACCCGCCGCTCTACTTCCTGCTATCTAAGCCAGCCCTCAGGCAACTGAGAGCGCTGTTACCCATAATGCACAAACGCTGGAGAGCCGCTACCCTCTTACAGCACATAGTGCCAAAACACGCTCCCACACAACCCCACTCACAGCCTGGGTCTCAACACGCTGCGCAGATGCTACCGGTAACACAAGCGCAATGA